The proteins below are encoded in one region of Sander lucioperca isolate FBNREF2018 chromosome 11, SLUC_FBN_1.2, whole genome shotgun sequence:
- the LOC116055238 gene encoding 40S ribosomal protein S27-like, with amino-acid sequence MSDKDLLYPRLAKERSKHKKKRLVQSPNSYFMDVKCTGCYRITTIFSHAQTVVPCAGCSIILCQPAGGKCRLTEGCAFRKKYS; translated from the exons ATGTCT GATAAAGATCTGTTGTACCCTCGTCTTGCCAAGGAGAGGAGTAAACACAAGAAGAAGAGGCTGGTGCAGAGTCCCAACTCCTACTTCATGGATGTAAAATGCACAG GGTGTTACAGGATCACCACCATTTTCAGCCATGCCCAGACAGTGGTACCTTGTGCAGGCTGCTCTATAATCCTCTGCCAACCAGCAGGGGGGAAATGCAGACTAACTGAAG GCTGTGCCTTCAGAAAGAAATATTCCTGA